In Mesoplodon densirostris isolate mMesDen1 chromosome 15, mMesDen1 primary haplotype, whole genome shotgun sequence, the DNA window AGAATAAACAGACTCAGGCCTACAGCCTATACATTTTGTCAAAGGCTTCCTTTAAACTCCCCCTCATTCATCTCTCATATCCTCATTTCCTACCAAATCTTATTTTCTGCATGAAAGAGATGAATGACTATTCTATTAGTAATCATGTctactattttgttttgttttgtttttagtaatttttttaacactCTAAGTGACAACACAGACGTGGCCAGATTTGCACTGTCATTTTTGAACTTGTCCatgaaaactaaaacctggtaatagttttaaaaattgtcttcaccagtccttttttaaaaaaagaaataacaggggATTCTAATGCTTCATGATAAATCATTATTTTGTCATTCTCTGGGTCCAAATAGTTAAGAAAGCCTTTTCACACACAGCTTCTAATTCTCTTAATAGAATATTAGATCTGAAAAAGAGTTTATGGACCATCTCAAATTCAAAATCTTAACAAGTCCTCCATAAATGGCTGATTTGACCCATCTCTGAAGCGCACCTTCTAatcttctctcctcccttttccttccaGAGAGTTAAATTTGCGATTCCCTAAAAGTCACAACTTGCCTAAGGTTTGCATCAAGTATGGGTCATGTGGCTAACGACCTTTCATAATGATAATGTTAGAGGTCAAGATTGACACACCCTTTGTGGGTAAACATGatatgatttgtttttctttcgtTGAATGTATATATTGCATTTCAGGGTGCATGGTTTGATGAGATGTTTACTAATTTATCCAGTCGAGAAGCTAATGGTGTTACTTAAGTATTGTCAGTCAAAATGAGCCTTGAGAATGGTTTTGGGACACCGGGTTCAAGACAACAGCTTTCTAGGCAGAATCTCTGCTGGGCTTCCTGTGACATGTGGTGGTAACTCCTGAATTTTGTCCACTCTTAACCCTATGTGTTTACCATGCTCAAAACTAAGTTGTTTAAATTCAAGAGTACTTTTGTTCCATGCTTACAGCATTGTCTGTATTTCTGCAGGACCAAGCCACAAATACCTGCAGGTTTGTGTTGATTGAGTGATTTAAGGTAAATAAACAAGTTCAAATGCCTACTGGGGCCAGATAatgtaaatgagaaaaacaaacagtagGGAGTGTGGCCAACCAAAGAGATCCGCCCGACGTCTAAGGGCAGCCGCTGCATCCAGGCTTCTAGCCGGCTCCGCACTTTCGGAAAACGAATCTTGGGTTTTGAGCTAATGATTCCCCAAAGAACGCCAGAAATCCCAGCTTTTAATGCAGTCTCTCAATGTTTAAATGTTGGTAACCAATTCAGATTTTCACAAGACCAGTACTGTCAACCAAACCCAAACCTCCCAGGAAGCCACGCAGCTCTCAGCAACCAATGTGCAACCTCTGCATTATATAGCTCGGATGGAAAAAGAACACTCATTTTCTAAGAAACTGTGATTCCTGGGAAGGCCACAGAGGGTAAGAGGTCTTGCTCAGTATGGGCCtctgcctgggttcagatcctgccACTGCTCTCTGCCTATGTGAGCTTGCGCAGCTCCATCTCcataaacctcagttttcacacCTGCAAAGTGGCCACGATTGTAAGAATGTCCGCTTGGTCGGGTTGTTCTGAGGACAGTGAGAAAATGTCCGAGGAAGCCCTCAGCACGAAGCCCTCAGTGTCTGTTGCCTAGCCCGAATGACTCCTTCTCTTTAGAATAATGGAATTATTCAAGGACCAGCCAAACATCGGGCAAATAACTTCATATTCCCAAATACCTCGTTGCTCCCTCCACGAGGGCCTCTGAAAGTTGTCTACATGATGACCTACTATTTTTTTTGTGTTACTAAGCATCTGGAACGAGCAATGAGACCTACCCAAGGAGAATATGCTTTTCTTTCAAAGTCTCAGTCCTCACCCGGGCGGAGAACTGACCACTTCTCCCAtccactttccttctctctctctctcagccactttccttctctctccccccgccccccttccCCAAGTCCAAACAGTGTTTGCTCCCAAGCTGCAGGGTTTCAACTTGCAGTTCACTTCCCAGCAGTTTCAGTTTCAATCTGGTACTTTTCTCCCGTGACTTCCGGCACCATTTCTATTGTTATTAAGTGTTCTCTTCATTTCCCTTCCCTGGAACTTCCCACACTCACTGAGTCTGAAAACTGTCCTGTCCCGAACTCCTTCCGGAGTTTGTTTACGAAAGTCTCTAATTGCCCGTTTATGATAGGGACGAAGCTCCAGGCCTCTCGGTCCCCAACTTTCCCGCTAGGAGAACCTTTCCCCGCTCGCGACTCCTAGACCCCGCCGCGCCTGCAGCTGACCCGTTGGTCAAGAGAGTAGTGTAAGGGCCCGCGTCCCCACCCCGCCGATCGGCGCCGCCGCGGGTCGTCAGCGGGTCCCGGCAGGTCGCGCGGCGCGGGGTTCCCCGCGGGCCTGGTCCGGACGCCCGCTCCCTCCCGGCGCGGCGGCCCGCGGGGGCGGGGACAGGGGCGGGCCCGGCGTCAAGTTTCGCTACGTCACCAGGAAGGCCCCATCATACCGGAGCGCGGGCAGCGGTGGGCGCCCATACCTCAGAGTTTCCTGGAGGCGGTCGGTGTGCAGCCTCCAGCTCCGTCCCGCCCGCCCGCTTCGGCCCGTGCGCCCAGCGCGCAGCCCGAGTCCTGCAGACCCAAGGTGCCAGGGTTGGAGGACTGAGTTCCCGGATTCTGCAGCACAGTTCCCGGCGGCTGCTTACAGAGATGCCTGGAAGGAGGGCTCGTAAGAGCGCTCAGCAGAGCCCGACGCGGGCCCCGGCAGGTAGGGAGCATCTGGGGCTCGCGGAGATCCTGGCCGAGGCGGGGGCCGGGGTCGAGGTCTTGTTCGGGCCAGGGTCAGCCCgtctgctcagggtctcagagTCGGGCCCGTTCTGCTCCCTTGCACGTGCTTTAGGGAAGCCTCCAGGAAGTTCTTCGGGGGTTTAACCCCGGACCTTGGAGAAGGCGGGGGAGGGAGCCGGGTTTGGGATCGGGATGCAGATGCATTTGAGCGGATGCCAAAAGCCGCTTCTCCTTCGCCCGCCTTCCATCCCCACGTGCCCTGTCCCGGGGCCACGGGGAGAAAAAGTGCAAGTACGGGCTACAGCCACTCGGAGAAAGTAATTGTCACGGCAGGTGGGGCCGGGGCCGAGAGAGGCTCCGGGAGCCTCGGCCTCCCGGCGCTTCCTGAGACAGGCCCGCTTCCTCCGGAGTCCAGGCTCCGGTGAGTGCCCTGCCCTGCTCTCTCTGTTTCACCATCAAAAGCGGTAATGACGCCTGGTACTAGCACAGCTTTCCCACAAAGGACTGTTGGAGGGTTACGGAGGCCCCGCAAGGAACACCGACGTCAGAAGCCTAGACAGTCTTGCTTCTTTGTTAAAAGTATAACATTTTAACAATCCCTAATTAGTTACAGAAATGGGATGGGAGAACAGGAGTTTGTCCGCaatgttttttaatccatccatTCCAACGCCCTTCCCCATCACATGTAGCCCCATCGAATAACTTCAGGTCGGTAGCAAAGAAGGCAAGTAAGACTGTGGGCTGGAAATCTGTGTGGTTCATACTGCTGTTACATCAGACGGTATTAGGCCCCTTTTAAACTTAGTGAAATTTTATAGAGCCCATGGGGCGTGCAAAGGAAGTGGTGCATTGACCATGGCGAAATTGGCACCAGGCTGCTCTCTCTAGCTCTTGTTTGGGAGGGAAAAAGCTTTGTCTACCTTTCGTGATGTTCGAGAGAGTTCTGACTGTGTTGCAAAAAACCGCATAACCTTCACGATCCAACTTAGTCCCCATTAACAAGCGACAGCAGAAATGTCCCTCTTAAACTTGATTAGATATTAAGACATGTAAAAAAGTTGAGATATAAGTGACAtgtaacactgtattagttttaggtgtatgaCGCAATgatttggtatatgtatatattgtgacatgattaccataataagttaacatccatcaccacacatgaTTACATTTATAGATGTAACAAAAAGGATTACGGAAACAACTAGGTgctattttctgcctttttttggttgttgttgtttttgatgaaaggtataattttttctcttacaGTTCAGGGCTTCTAAAATGGTAGCCTGAATGATAATTGTTTTTTTTAGGATTGTATGTTAATATATCCCACTCACTGAAAAGAACTTGTTAGggattatgaattttttttttttttttttttaggaattgcAAAAATTTAACCCAGCTCTAGTAGAAAGAGAAATTGGCTAAAATGTAGGTTTAAACATCCACTTTAGTATATATTtacagttttcatttattttgagccTGAATAGGGTATTTGCAGGGTCTCTTTACGAAATAAATCAGATTTTAATTTGTAGTCGTAATGATTTTTAGTGATCATAATCATGATATTGAAGTGTACCAAAAAGAAGCTGAATTGCTCTTTGAAATATACAAGAAAATTGTAATTATGGATCAGTATAGGCTTGGTGTTAACTTCATTTACTTTAAAAGTTTACTTAGAAATTAGATTATAAGTATTACTTTTCCCTAATATTCAGTTTTTTGCAATACCTTAATCATAAAAAATAGTAAACATGTGAATTAAACATTAGTTTGTTTTGTGCTTCACTCATTTCCACAGAGGCAATGGATTGGTACAGATTGGGAAGAATTTGGTTTAGAGTTAGAtgtaaattttaagttattttagaaaatgtggaCTTAATTTTGGAATAAGATTTTATGAGTCTTTCATG includes these proteins:
- the PMAIP1 gene encoding phorbol-12-myristate-13-acetate-induced protein 1 codes for the protein MKEKGILPLLSAYVSLRSSISINLSFHTCKVATIVRMSAWSGCSEDRRPHHTGARAAVGAHTSEFPGGGRCAASSSVPPARFGPCAQRAARVLQTQGARVGGLSSRILQHSSRRLLTEMPGRRARKSAQQSPTRAPADPEVECAIQFRRIGDKLNFRQKLLNLISKLFRSGT